Below is a window of Rhea pennata isolate bPtePen1 chromosome 2, bPtePen1.pri, whole genome shotgun sequence DNA.
TCAAAGGGCACTCTAGGTTAATAAATAATATGGTCCCCCTTGCCAGAACTGTAGGGCATTTCCCATAAGTTCTGAATCTCCTTTGCCAGAGTTGCAACACGTTGCGTGCCAAATCCTGCACACAAATGTTCTGCATGTGGCAAATACATATTGGTAAAGACCAGAGGCAAGGCATTCCTGGATTTTGTAGGAAGcatgggggaagggaaagaagtgGGAGGGAATAATGCGGGCgagcagggaagaaatttaTGTCTGTGCAtataacctaaaaaaaaaaccccaaaacccccaaaccccaacCCCCCCACCTTCTTCACTTTTAAAGATCAAGGCTAAACTGCTGCATGCAGAACAAACTCATCGGTATACAGGGCTGGgtcttttcttcagttatgGAAATTGGGCTTCCATGTTTGCAATGGCTTTAGCTTCTTCAAAGCCAGATGTTTGTAAGGATGAAAACACCTGCAATCCATTGCTTCTGCCAGCACATGATAGTGTAAACAGGGGGAGTGTAAACTTCAAGAAGCATGGTGAGGACTACTACTATTTACTATTTATTGGGCTGTGAAAATTACTCCTCTTCTCTAGGCAAAGCAGTGCATGCATTTCATACGCTTTAGGCTACTGGGAAAGAACCAAGACCAATATTTATAAAGAGCGAACTCTTGCCTTTTTGCAGTCTCCCACACGGACAACTAGGTTCCAGTTTCTGAAGCTTGGAAGAGGAGAAGTGAATAGCATTAAGACTTAGAAATAAAGTTAGTGCATTTGGCTGCATACCACTTGGGTCACGTTACTAAGGGATATTAGGAGtttaaaatgactttgtttttaattttcttgatttAATCTCTTTATGCATTAACCACAAACAAATAATTTCAACATTCCTCATTGGTTTAGACTGAACTTCTACAGtaattcaaacattttaagCTTTCTGCCTTTCACTAAATTGTAAATGATGACAAAAATTATTACTCAGCCAGAGACAATAAACCAGTCTAAAAAGCACTAGAACTACATAAAGCTCTGAAATTTGCCACcgttttaaaagcaaagaagttAAAACTGAACTCCACATTCTGCAATACTAAATGACCGTTTTActatctgcttttttttgatATGACAAGATGTGAATGAAAAAGTTTTGCTGTTGCCAGAGTTATattgcttagaaaaaaatatcctgtgGGTTACCATTTGTTGCCATGATTTACAAAGGTAAGGCCTATAGTCTGTATCAGTTTCTTgctgaagttttaaagaaaaagagctttctGCAGAGTTTGTAGATTTCTGCATGATTGTTTGTGTTGTTGCGAACAGGGCTAAGTGATATTCTCTTACAAGCTTTTCAAGAAGTTCAGCACATTTCTTCAGATTAATCTCCTGCAAGTTAAAACTCTCCCCTCCATTGCTTCTGTCTATCCAGTAAAAAGCTGATATGCTGTCTACAAccaaaaggcagagagaggggTGAGtgcaaaacatgttttctaaAGAATAAAGAGTGAGGAGTAGCTGAGTGCTACTACTACAGTTaacaagaaaaagctttccCAGGCATTGTTTTATCGTTTCTTCTGTGCTCTGCACCAATCTATGTTCAAGAATGGTAACCAGACGAAGCATATCAAAGTGATAGTCTGTATCAATGAACATGACTTCTACTTCCAGTCCTCCTCCTGATTTTGGAAGGATGCAGCGGGCTATGAGGTGataaagcatttctgtttttcctgttccttCTGGACCGTGGAATTCAATGACATCTCCTGTTCAGAAACAAAGAAGCAAACTGTCAGGTAAGAGCATCTTTAGCGCACAGAGGATTATCAGTGCTCACTGAACCAATTTTCAAAGGTGTTGCATACATACAACCCATTTATTTCACTGGGAAGTGCAAGCACtcattacttttgaaaattagGCTTCAGAACTACTTAGAGACCTCACAATGTTCATCTATTAGTTCCAGTTAAACTAGATTATGGCAACTTCATTATAATCACTAACAGAGGACTACTTTCCTGCATTTAGCTTTGGAAGCCCTGCAGCTTCATAGTGCTTTTTCAAATAGAACAAAAATGGAATTCTCCTTCTTCCTTGTCCCTCCTAACATGGCTCCCCAAAAGCAGCGATCATGAAATACAAGTTCAGCTAAGACATCAATATCTATACAAGGTTGGCAACTGGATTACATGACCTCTCTATCATTACAGGTAGAAGGCTGAAGAGGAAGCTGCTACACAAAGGACCTGCTAAGACACCATATATTTACACTATAGACacaaaagtaagaaataaagaaggaaacagaaggaaaaaagaaaagacatgttGGAGGTACAAATCATGGCAACATATCTATTTTTGAAGCATGAACTGGCCTTTAGCATTTCATGTCTGCTATGTGGTTGTTTAGTATCTGTGCACGTCACAAGACACCAGCAGGAGTCTGCGACCAGTAAAGAGAATGTCAGTATATTTATTTAGCACTTACATTCTATGGTGATCGTAATATGCAGTTGCTTCTTTTGACAAGGGGGAAATAACAGATACCTTTAATTCCAGGTAGCCATTCTACTGCCTGAAACAGAGGTTCTTTTCATAAATGGATTCAGCCTAACTGCTTGATCATTATGTGTCAATAAAATGTGTCacataaatttaaaacattaataaaaaagcataaCCCATTTCTATGGAACTGTTTATTTCATGAGATGTGAAAGCAAGATAATCTGGACTCTTTTCCAAAAGCTTCCTATGTGTATCAGagcaagactttttttaaaaaacattatttattagTTGCTCTTTACAAATTTCTAGTTTAGGAAACTAGATTACTTATTTATGACATTTTAGATTTTACACAGAAGGGTAAAGCACATGCAATAAGGTGGACAGTTCAATTCTCTCTAGCTGAAGAAGAATCACACAACTGTAATTGCAAGAAGCTGGTAGATTCCTATGGCCTTGGCAAGTGTAAATGACACAACAGCTTTCCACAGGAGGGATGCAAGAACAGAGAATTAATTGCAACTTTACTAAAACAAGTTTCTGCCTGCCTGAGTTAACAGGGTTTTTCAAGTCATTACCCAGCTTCCAGAGGATGTTGTTTGTTCGTAGGTGCACATAATGTCAAGAAGCAGCTTGAGATGAGGGGTAATAGGGAAAAGACTATGATCTTTCTTCACATGTTGCAAGCATCAAAAGCAATTTACACCTGATTCAACAATTCTGTCTGTTTGAGTGGTGCACAGACCTCTTGCCTCTCGGTTATGAAGTTTATCTGTTCTCCAGAACTGCAGTCCTATTTTCCTGAACATTTGATacttcaaaatttatttaaaaaacccCTTCATTGTCTCCCAAACCCTTACTTATCTGAGCTGAATTGGTCTCCCTCACTTTTGAGACTAAAGATGACTACACTTCATATTATATAAGTCTTCATCTTTCCCTCGTGTTCAAAGGTGGCAATATCCAACTCTGCCActtgcagccagctgctgctctgtgtcACATATACAGTGCTGGTGATACAGCAGAGCCCTGTTACAATATGACACCAGCTTCAAGAAGTCCTTTGAAATATGCTGGGTAGGTCAGTTCCTCCCTCCTACTGCAAAGTCTATCGAAATATTTTAGAACAATTGTGTAGGGCCCttctaaagaaagaacaaagtatATGTTCTGTCTGCCAATGGCTTCTGTGCATGACTTTTCCACTCCGTTTGGCATCGTCCCATCCAGATCAATGACTTGGTTTGGCAAATACACAACATGGATTGCTACAACAACCTTTATAGCAGATTACGACTTGTTAAAAAATAACTGAGCAACTCTACATGCCCATTCACAAGCAGCATTGGGCAGATTTGAGTCAGTGTTCAgtagtgatttaaaaaaaacttattctGTGAAGTGCACACTTGACCTCATTAACGTAAAAGATGTTTTATCAGGAAGTCTGTGTGTTACCTCCTATAAAACTTTACATAATGGAGCTATAACTCACCGAACACTGGAGGAGCTTTTATTGCAGAATTGgcataaattaaataaaaatgataagcaaatgaaaaaatcattcttaaagatttttttgtgatGGTAGTTTATAAATTTTAACAGTAAGACAGCTAAACACCTTTCAAAGTTTGTTCAATAATGTTGATCAAGATACATATCTGGGTTGTAGTATGACTAAAACTCTTAAGTTATGCTGATACTTTGAAGAGAGTAACAGTTTGGACAGTAAGAAAACCTCAAGAGAGCAGGGGATTTCTGTGTCTTCATGATTATCAAAGAAGCTGCCCACAGGAAGAATTGGTGCAAAACAGAAGCCATTTATAGCATCATCTATAAATGTAAGGTTTAATTTAATTAGGAACTGGGCTGTTACAGCAAGATAAAGAGGGGAAATTCATCCTTCTGGATCAGAGCAGACAAATTATGacacagcagaggaagaagtgTGGCTAACAATGTCGTCAAAAAGCCTCTGACGCTCTGACAAGAGGCCACGGAAGAAACTAAGTGATCAGTACTAGCATCATCCTACTAATatattttcatctgtaaatGCCAAAATAGTTTAAAAGGAGGATAAGTAAAGAGATAGTGTCAAAGGATGGAAACAGTCTGGGAGTCAGGATAGGAACAGTCACTTTAACATGGAAGAAGGTTAAAGGGGATTTTTCCACTATGAATTGGTGTTGCCTGACAGGAATAATACCAATAGGCGAATGTTCCATTAGCTTGCCAAAATGTGTCGAAGACAAACTAAGTTAATACAGACTTGAGACCGTAACGACTCGCCAAGAACAAGATGGAAGTGCAGAACAATTTCAGATGAAATTCAACACTGACAAGTTCAAGAAGCACATTTTAAGGAGTGAATTTGTCTATGGCAACACATTATTTGGCTCATAGCAGCTTCACCTACACACAAAACTGAGCTCTCCCGCTGTGAGCAGACTGAAGAGAACAACAGGATAAACTtcaatattaataaatttattttcaaccGAAACATTGTGCTCAGTCCTGGTCGTAAATTCAGTTTCATCTTTGAACTAGTAGAGTCTAAGTTTTGTTGGTAATCACTGCACTAGCAAATGCTAGTAAAATTACTTTCTGACATTGCAGCTATAAACAGAATACTTGGCAATAGCTTTACGGGTGTCACACCATCAGATACCTTGAAGTTACTGGACTACTAATTTACAATACTGGGCAGAAGCTGTCAATAATATTTCTACCATTTATAAGTGGAGTAAAAGGGCAAAATGTTTATTCCGAATCAATTTCGGGTGTCATACTACAGCTGAACATCAGAGCTTAATACCGACACCCACACCTTCATACCAGTGGCATAAGGAGAAATATGACTGCTAACAGTGGAAGATTATTAAAAGCTCATGCCACTTTTGCTCTGTTCCAGAAGAGCTCAAACGGTGTGTAATTAATGTGCTTATGTGTTCTTAAACATACAATTCCATCGTAATTAGATGCAATGACTGGAGTATCACAGCAGTGCCTATATTAATTGCTCCTGTTTTATAGTACGCTGACATACATATTATGATTTAACCTGATTTAACCTCTGCATAGTTTATTGAAacttatacatatatatatatgtgtgtgttgcTTTGTTTGAAATGCCATCAGGAAGAAGAATAACTTAAATTTTTGCACTGTTTTAATCATATACTATTTTACATTGAGAGCTGTTTATTATGGACTTCATGGACAATGCATTGTAACATTCCAGAGTGACTTACTAAAAACCAAGTTTATGGCAAATGGAAAGGCAGGTCTGCAACAGAGATATATgactgaataataaaaaaaatatcaaaacaacaGGTGGACTCGCATAAATAGATGCAGTGTCTATAGTCAAGAACTACTTTGTGGTAtcaaaagacaacacaaaaatttaagaaaaaggtgAAGACCATTTATACatataaagttaaaaatcagtGCTGGCATCTTATGCAGCTCCATTAGTGTCAACCAAAAAGCACGACCAATACAGATACTGACTGATGCCATttgttaaaagcaaaactgtttaaaaatcaaataataatGTTGGCACAGTAAGGAACTAGCAGTGAATTTACATGATTTCCAGCTATCTCAGAATTGAAGTTATGGATCCTCAATTCTGGAACCTCTGTCACTggacagaaacaaaaaacctaGATAGTTTTAAGACTGAAGTTGGTAACTTTATGAATGGAATTATATAACACCATTAACTGTGACAGCAAGGGCAATTCTTGACCACCATGAAAGCTTCTTTTAGTCTGTCCTAGGAAAATATGCCCAGGTCAGTCTCAACTGTTTGTTTCTTGTGTGCAAAGCTCAAAAAAACAGCCCAGAAGAtcaatattttctattattttattttttcaagagaaaaatatctcatcttaaaaaaaagaattgttgaGACTTCtggaactttttttaaagcacatctCAATTTCACCGCTGGTTCTTAATTTTTGTGGGGTAACAAAACAGTTCTGAATTGAGAGTACTTAAATAACCTTCTCTGCTCTGTTCACATTGTCTTACCaatatttctctgctct
It encodes the following:
- the XRCC2 gene encoding DNA repair protein XRCC2, with amino-acid sequence MGDAFRRAESGTQLLARLEGRSSLKNLEPYLFAEEGFPIHGDVIEFHGPEGTGKTEMLYHLIARCILPKSGGGLEVEVMFIDTDYHFDMLRLVTILEHRLVQSTEETIKQCLGKLFLVNCSSSTQLLLTLYSLENMFCTHPSLCLLVVDSISAFYWIDRSNGGESFNLQEINLKKCAELLEKLVREYHLALFATTQTIMQKSTNSAESSFSLKLQQETDTDYRPYLCKSWQQMVTHRIFFSKQYNSGNSKTFSFTSCHIKKKQIVKRSFSIAECGVQF